The genomic segment TAGCCTCAGGCAGGGACAGTGGCTTTTCCAGAGCCACTCGGTTTGCTCCAGGGCTGCTTGCCCATTCCCACCCGAACCCTGGGCCAGAGTGTGTGGCATTGCTCTGTGGGCTCCAGTCACCACTGGATTATTCCAAAGCCTTCTAGGCAGGGAGGTGGAGCCGGAGAAGGCAGTGTTGGGACATTGTGGAATGACATGGGTGCTTCCTACCTCCCCACAGCGTGAGCTCCGGCCTCGGCTCTGCACCATGAAGAAAGGTCCCAATGGCTATGGCTTCAACCTGCACAGTGACAAGTCTAAGCCAGGCCAGTTCATCCGAGCAGTGGACCCAGACTCACCAGCAGAGGCCTCTGGACTCCGGGCCCAGGACCGCATTGTGGAGGTGAGTCCTTTCCAGTATTCTCCGTGCTCTCCCAGGCTCTTCCCTCCTAATATTTGATGCTTTGGGGCAGCCTTATACCATCTATGGTTTGCTTAACCCATGGGATATGGCCAACCCAGAGATGCTGGATGGTGGGCAGCTACACAGGTAGAGTAGAGGAATGGGAAGAAAGGGTATTAAGTGGTAGGTGGGCATGCCGACAGGCTGAATGGTTTCTTTTCCCCTCCCGGGTTCTGCTTTACTAAACATACACTCTACACCCATGATTTACCTGCCAAAATCCAGGTGGATGCCAGAGGCCACCTGCATGGCCTTCCTGATGCCTAAGCACTCCATGCCAGGCACGAAGGTGGATCAAATGCCCTCTCCTGAGTTCAGCTTTGAGACACTCCGCTCTTCGGCTGTGCTCACGAGAGAGGAAACGTGAACTAAATGCTTGGGCTGGTCCCAGAATCACAGTGTGAGAACCTTAGAGCCACAGATCAGCTCTTCCAAGACTTCTCACTTTACGCGTGAGAAAACCAAGGCCCAGAGAGGGAGGTCggaggagagcccagcccaggcTCCCAGGCCTCCCCTCGCGCCCAGCTGTGTTTGCATAGACTCCTCTGGGTATTTTCTTTGGCTCTTCCCATTTGTCTTGCTTCCCAGCTGACTGTCAGAGAACCACTGTCTGGCTGGGTTCGGGACTAAGCACATGAGAGGATGCAGCATTCCCAGGTGGCACTTCCTCCACCTgccctctccagccccgagaccTGCGTGGGTAACCCCCGTCCCTGCTCTGCCTCACAGGTCAATGGTGTCTGCATGGAGGGCAAGCAGCATGGAGACGTGGTGTCCGCCATCAAGGCTGGAGGGGACGAGGCCAAGCTGCTGGTGGTAGACAAGGAAGCCGATGAGTTCTTCAAGAAGTGCAAAGTGATCCCATCCCAGGAACACCTGGATGGTGAGTGCACAGCTGGGTGCCCGCAAGCTGGGGACATGGCCAAGTGCCTAAGGCTTTGCCAGAAGTGGGGGGTAGCCTCTTGGATTGCAAGGAGAGACCCCACAGCATGGGTTGGTGGAGAGCAGAAGCAGGGGTGGGCCATGAGTGTCTGAAGGTGGCAGGTGCCAGCAATGAACTGTCATGAAGGAGCGGGTGAGGTTTTGATCAGCACCAAGGCATGGCCTGAGCCTCCCCCTAGTCCAGCTAGCTCTCCAGCGATTCCTCTGAGAGGAAAGAGTTAACTCTGGGGCAGCCTCCAGCCTTTGCTGGGCAGATCAGAGTCCAGTGACAGGGGCCTGGTGTTCCCCTCCCCCGCTCTGTCAAGTTGCCTTGGAAACTCAGGCCTGCTGGCTCTAGAGAGTAGTGGGTCCCCTTCAGTCCCTGGGCCCCTGCCttgcccttccccctcccctactCTCATCTTGCCAAGCCTGGCACCTCCTCCTGTTCAAGCCAGGCCAAAGTGAGTAAGGCAGCCACACCAGGCAGGAGGGGCCGAGCACCCCCTACTCCTTAGTCCAGACTTTctccctgggaagatggctctggAGGGATGATCTGTTGTGCTGTGCTGAAAGTGAAACCTCTCTGGACTTTGCAATGGGTGGGTCCTCCCGAGGATGAGAATTATAGTGGTAGGTCAGGGTCCACATATCTCAGATCTCCAAGAGGAGGGGTACAGTGGACAGTCCTGTCAAGGGGAAATATTCACATGTATCACAGCCTAACATGCAGAAGCACCCACCCATCCTTACTAGTCTATGAAGGTGGAAGGTGCCTTCTACCTTCTCAGGCCATATGGGAGGTGACCTCAAGCCTGGCTTTCCCTCTCACTGGCCTCTCCTGACTCTACCCAGGACACTGTCCTTGAGCCCTCTTGTCCGCTCATTTCCAGGTGGCAGATAGTTGGCATTGTTTTCTCTCCAAGGCAGCAGGTGCCAGCTATATAATCTGAGGTGTGGCCCTAAATCTGCTGTCTACCCTGGGATGTGTGAATACCAAGGCCTAGCTCTGCCCTATGTggtatatgtggaggccagaggacaacttggaggcgtcagttctgtccttctaccatCCGGtcttggggatccaactcaggtcatcaggccatcactgagccatctctctggctacCCTAGAACTCCATCCCGTCTTAACGCTCCAACAAGCCTGGCATCTTGACATTCTGGGTCAAATGACAAGCTAGGACCAgaaaggtagctcagtggtagggcacggATTCCTATACGGAGGGCTGTGTGTCTGGCCCTGGTACTGCCCGAAGTATTATTCTGTTACAGGGAACTGTCTTGTCTCTCACAGATTGCCAGTCAGCATCAAGTAGCCCTCCTCAAGTGTGAGCCTCCCCCCACACCCTCAAAACAGTTCCCCCAGTTTGCCAACTGAGACATTATAAGAATAAATTTTAGTTGGTAATGCCAAAGTATTGCACTGTAGTGGAGTCTTGTTTtctgaaattgtcaaacaatCTTTCTGGGCACTGGGTCATCAAAATGTCAAATGTACATACAGTGGGTTGCAGCCAAAAAAGTTGTAGCCTTTGACCTCCAGTATGAGGTCTGGTGAGCTGCCCAAGGCACAGCTGTGGCCACCCCTGTTCTCCTCCCCCAAAGTTTCTGGACTGACCTTTGCTGTCTTCCTCATCTAGGCCCCTTGCCTGAGCCCTTCACCAATGGAGAGATACAGAAGGTAAGGGGTCCGCTACCCGCTTCTCTGTGGAGACAGGGCACGTGGTGGTATGGTTGGGAGTCAGCTCAGGCTGGCACATCAGGGCCCAGTTCCAGTTTCTTCCTGAGCTCCAAACCATAGGACCGCCAGAGTACCCCAGGCCCTGTCAGGGGGTAAGGCTGTCACTTGGGAAAGGCTGCCTGGTGCCCCTTTGCAGCCCCCACCTCCAACTCCCCATACAGAAGAGGCCATTCTTCCCCCCAAGAACAGAGCTTCAGTGTCTGGCTGCTGGTCCTGCTACTTCCAGTCTGAGTTGGAAGAACAAAGTCCCTCCTCCTTGGGCAGAAGGGAAGGGGGTGAGGCTGGGAGCCAGCCGAGGCCATGGAAGGACCCAGGAAGGGGCTGAGTGCCAGGCTCACACCCAGCCAAAACCTCTACTCTGGCATGGGCTGTCTCAGAATCAGACCACAGAGCCTGGAGTTGGCAAAATCTGTTTGAAGGCTTCCTCTACAGGGACCTAGTGGAGGCAAGAATCAGGCCATGGTCCCCACCTTCTGCCACCCCATCCTTAGTTCTAGAATGTTCTATCTATCTTATTCTTTAAAGACCCTGGTTGACTCTCTTGAGGTTAAGGCCTGGAGAGGGCTGTAAGAGGTTAAGGGGCCATATATCTTCCTCATGCCAAACTGGAGGACTTCGGTGGCCCTACTTTGGTGACCCTGTACTCCAAGAAGCCCCTCTTGGGTCACTGATCCACAAACTGAGTCAGTGCTCAAAGGTGTTGGGGAGGATGAGAGATTCCGCAGTTCCCTGCTCCCGCCCAGGTGATGGATGGAACCAGGCTGCCCCAATCCTTTTAGGAATGCAGTAATATAAATCTGGAATTTGGATGGATGGCCAAGCCTGAGCAAGGACCCTCTCTAATGAGGTCTCCAGCTTCTCTCATCAGGAGTTTCCTTTCCCATCCCTGCCAACCCATACTTTTTCCTCTCTGTGCCAGGAGAGCAGCTGTGAagccctggtagaggcagcttcAGAGAGCCCCAGGCCAGCCCTGGCAAGATCTGCCTCCAGCGATACCAGTGAGGAGGTAGGCAGGCCCCGTGGGGGCTGGTGACTGAGTTACGGGAAGCCATTTCCAGGCCACTCTGGTTCCTGGCACACTAGCCTGCCTTTGAGGTCACATGGGGAGGTGCAGTTTGTTCTTGTGACCTGGCTACCTTGGCCATGGCCCCAAGGGATCCACCTCTCTGAGGCCAAGGACCAGAGAGCCCTTAGGGATGGACACtgactctttcctcctcttctcagcTAAATTCCCAAGACAGCCCCAAGAGACAGGAGTCCACCGAGCCCTcatctacctcctcctcctctgacccCATCTTGGACTTCAACATCTCCCTGGCTGTGGCTAAAGAGAGAGCCCACCAGAAGCGCAGTAGCAAGCGGGCCCCGCAGATGGACTGGAGCAAGAAAAATGAACTGTTCAGCAACCTCTGAGCACCTGATCACCCGCTGGCCAGTGCTGGAAGGTGGAGCCACCCATCCACCTGATCTAgctccccctttcctccccagttgccCACCAATCAACATTCAAATCAGCATCagcaccccacctcaccccacttccTGACAAATGATTTTCCTAGgaattcttttcttcccttaCCTTAGGGAAGGGGAATGTTTCTGTCCTGCCCCCTCACTCCTCCCTGAGGGCTTCCTCCTACCAAGTGTCCCCTCACCAGTCTGCCTAGGACATCCCTGGGATCCTCACCAAGAAAGGACCTCCCTCAACTACGTGTGACAACCAAGTCCAGGGCCCACCAGGGACTGACTGTAGCGGCCATTGCTCATAATGGACAGGGTGCCCAAGGTCCTCAGAGCTGTGGTTGGGCTTCTTtggttcatttgattttttttttttttaagagtgtaGTGTTACAGGATTTAGAGCTGTTCTTGTTTTCATGATTCTTGTGATTTTCCTGGTTGTTTGCACCCAGAGCATGGCAATGGCCTCatccttaaatttttgtttctgctCTCACCCCGAGAGACCTGGGCAGCACGGGGAAaccctggctgcctctgcctgtccTGAGCCGGATGCCCCCACTATAAGGAAATGCCTTCAGAAATTCACTGGTTCCTTTAACCGCCTGAGCCTCCGTGTCTTCCTTTGCTGCTCGGCCTCGTGCCTTCGGGTCTAAGAGAGTGGGTGATGAACAGAATTCCCAGGCGGCTGGCCtttgggtgggaggtggggtacTCCTGGAAGACCATCTAGGGTTCTCTGCAGCTCCAAGCTTGAGTGCCTTTGCAGCTACTCAGAGTCCACAGGGCCCTCCAGTTCTGTCCGCTTAGTTCCATGTCAGTGCACCCTGGTACAGGGGACAATAGTGATGTTTATGGGGACAATAGGGATGTTTATGGGGActgtgggaagaggaagctgagagccGCATGCTGAGAGGGCTCTGAGGCTCCTCATTCCAGAAGTGCTACAAGTGAAATCTTACTAGAGCTGGGTTCAGGATGTGAGGGTGACTTTCCTCCCTGTTCCCCCACCAAGGGATGCAGGATTCTCAGCAGTCTGAGCCTGCCGCAGACACCCTCCCTTATCTGCCCAGTGGCCTGATTGGGAGGCAGATATCCAGCACAGGAAAAAACTAGTTCATTTAGCTGCAGGACACATTGTGTGGCAAGGTAGGCTGGAAGGGACTGTGCAGAGGGGAATACACTGCCTTTCGCCAGAAGGCCCTTGAATGCCCAGGCTGCTAGACCGGGTCCTAGGACAGGTGTTCAAAAATGAAGGAGTGTGGCCCCAGCTACTTCCCGTTCACCCATTCTACAGAAAGACCACTCAGAACCAGGTTGCTGGGCTGAAAGGAACAAGTGAAGACAATGGCTCCAGGGGAGAAGCCCTGGAGCCCTCTGGGTTGGGAGAAGGGCCATTCACTATCTGGTCATCTCAGCATTACAGTCTGGATTCCACCAACCTTAAAAGGAACTATCCAGAGCTCTTATCACAGTACCTATCATCTTGTGCTTGCCTGCTCGGCTGGGCCTGGCCTCCCTCATCCACCCACGCCTCTACCCTTTGACCCCAGGTGGAGGTCCCCAGGCTGGTGTTACAGGCCTAAGGATGGCCCCACAGGGCTTGGATGAGCCCCTCCCTACCCTGCCGGGTGGAGAAGCTGTAGGGGACCTTTGACTCTAAGCTGGACCGGAACTTCTGGCTAAGGTCTGGAGCAGAGTCCAAAGGGAGCCAATAACAAGCTTCACTTCAGATTCAGGCATTTTGGATAGCAGTTTTCCCCTTGCAATCTGGGGTAAGATGCCAAGACCAGGGGCTGGGAGGTTTTGGCAATAACTTTATCCAGAGCATCAAATGCACTTCTAACCTTTTGTCAGAGTTGTTTTGAAAATATGCCTGGCCTTCTTTGATGATTACCTCAGATAACAACAGGATATTTGTCAGCGGTCTGGCCATCCCGAACCTGTGCCTCTGCTGCCCCCTAATGGCCAGGTTGGATGCAGCTGCCCGGAGACAGGATAAAGAGCTGACTGGGAGGGAAGAGCCTGATACTGCGGGAGCCTGTGGGTACCGGGAGCAGGTTCCAGGCTTCTCTGACAGGGATATAAAGAGCTGTATTCAGAAGCCATTCTTCCCTCAGACCTGTCCAGACCTGTCCAAAGAGCTGAAAGCAGGACCAAGGCCACCAGGCAGAGCCAGCCCACTCCTCCACAGGTCACCTGTCTTTTCTGCATCAAGCCCACTTGGTCACTGGCCTGCTGACAGCAGGACTGAGCGacccctgccccagccttctcCATGAGGAGGATGAATGAAGGAACAAAGAAAGCTGCCTAAATCAGTGTTTTACTCGGCCAGGACCCCAGGGAAAGGCTGACTTCCCAGCTTCCAGTTCCTACCTCCACCCTAGCCTCCAAGGACTCCAGCCATCAGTTCAGTGCAGCCAGAGTCAGCTTATGGGTGGGAGTAGGAAGGAGTCTTCTTAGCCACTGCCAGCCAGAGGAGGCCAAAGCAGGCTTAGGAGGGCCTGGAGCAGACTGAAGCCACTACATTTATCTCCCATGCAGTTGTCTGGCCTCGGGAGTGGGTAGTTCCAATTCTGCTCACACAGGGTGGCTGTCACAGGCTCTGCCGACCCAACTATAGGGCTTCTCCTCCATGTGGCTGGTCTGCTCCAGAAGCCACTGCCGCTCTGCCTCACTCACAGCCAGTCTGAGTGTCACCTCCTGGAAGACgttgctcacagccacctgtaggagccagagagcaGACCTAGTGTTACAGCTGAGTTCTAACACCCACAGCTCGACTTCCCTAGGCCTCCTCACTAGGTGCCCTTACCTGCTTAAAATGAAGTTTCTGGAACATCCGGATGCTAGGCTTATTTTCTTGCCCGATTTTGGCTTCAAACTTGGTCAGACCTAGCTTGGTCACTCCTCCAGAGTTACCAGAAAGGGGGCAAAACAGGATGAAAACCTCCACTCTTCCAGCCCTCCTGTCGCAGTCTGCAGCAGAGGTATCTGCCATCTGCCTCCTCCCCCATGCCTGAAGAAGCCTCAGCTGAGGCCTACCCACTTGGACCCATGTGGTCAGCTCTGTCTTACCATACGACATCATCAGGAGAGACGCCTCGGTGCCAAGGCCCTGGCCTCTGCAGCTGGGCTCTaggagaaagcacactgtgctggTACCAGGGACCAGGCTCCAGTACACCTGTCAGGCACTGGGTCACTGGCCCGCGGAAAAGGCACGGGCCAATGAGAGAATGCACAAGGCTCCCAGCAATCTGAACACCCTGTTCCCTTCCACAGGGAGCTCTTGGGAGAAGTGAAGGGCCAAGGATGCAGAAGGGGCTCCTCCACGGCATGGCAGGACATCTCCTGAGTCGGTTCTTTTCAGAGGCTCCCCTTCTAAGCATGAGACAGATGGGGTTTTGAGGACCACAAAGTCAGTGTTAAGGGACAGGGAGACAGCTCAATAGTTAAGTGCTTGCCAGAAAGACCAGAGTTTGAGCCTCAGAAGCAGtgtaaaaaagccaggtgtggtggcatgcatttGGAAGCCCAGGACTGGGGGGGCACAGCCAGCTAGCCTTGCCTACTTGACAAGCTCCAGGCtgatgagaaaccctgtctcaaaacacatacacaaaaaacaaacaaacaaaaccttaaaagATGGCATGTGAGGAACAAAagccaagattgtcctctggcatacatacatacacacacacacacacacacacacacacacacacacacacaaggttaaGTTCATACCAAGGCatatggaagaaagaatgaaCCCAAGGGTAATCATCATGCTGGATGTGGGACAGGGGAGCAAGCTGCCACAGTCAAGAGCTGGCTGACCAGCTGACTGTGCTACCCTGGGCACCCACTAAGTGCTCTGAAGTTCCggctgggccaggtgggacaaACCTGCAATCATGACCTCGATCTCCCCCAAGGTGGGGTCTTCTAGATCTGTGAGGAAGAGGTTCACATCTCCCACCATGCAGCTCTCCTCAGGGGGGCGAGGCTGGGCCTGCCACTTCACTGCATCCAGTACAATGAAGGTGCACTCTGAGGGTGGAGGCAACAGTTAGCACCTGCAGTCTTCAAAGGAAAGAGGTGATGGTGTTCCCACCCAAGCCAGAGACCAGCAGGAGAAAAGGGGCCCAGAGCCTAGTACAGAGTTCCGAGTCCACCTTTGATCTGAAGTGAGGAAACAGCCTTCTCCATGAGGCATCTGTACTGAAAGGAACAAGGGGCCCAAGGAGTAGGCTGTGGCAAAGGACATGAGAGCAGGGCCTAGATTAACAGCTAGAAATCAAGTTGCCCAGTGTCTGCTGAGGAAAGAGGACAGTACGGTCAGTCAGCCACAGGGACCACTTCAAACTTTCTACCACAGTCTAGTGACAGCCTGAgaggggcagtagctgagaggtgagaaaggaaggaaaagtggAGGCTgccgggggtggggtgtgtgtgtggggatgaCTCCTCACTGTCTTCGTCTTCACGCCAGCTGCGTTGCATCGCATACTCCTGCTCTAGGGTCAGCGGCTCTGAGGCCGTCAGATGCCGCAGCTCCTCTGACTTCATCCACTCGTGGTACctgcggggcggggcggggtggggcggggcggggaggggaggggagggaaggggcaaAGACTTGGTCTCAGACAAGTGGTACTGATTTAACAGCACGGGTTTTGCTGGATGTGGAGGGACAGGCCTGGAtgcccagcatctgggaggaggaggaggcaggaggatcaggagtttgaggccagcctgggttataggaGACCCTCTCTTGAGAGGATGGGTGCTCGAGCTTTGTCTGCGGGGAGAATTCAGCACCAGCCTGTCAGCACCACCATTCCAAATAGCTAAGTATGAAGTACAAAAAACCCAACAGGAAGCACGGGTTTGTGCTTTCTGAGatgaagtggaaggcagaggtgagAGCCCCATAGTCCTGACAGAAGACTCAAAGAGAAGGGAATGACCAGTCAGAAAAGGCAGGTCCTTCCCTCAAGCAGCAGCAGAGAGGGGCAGCCCTATGTGCCCAGCTTTCCATCCAGGAAGCGTGAAGCCAAACATTCCTCCAATTCCTGAGGATAAGTATATGCCAAGCCGACCTCAGCAAAGAGGGTTGGGCAGACCTCCACAAGGCAGGGTGCCAGAAACCTCCCAAAAGTAAAATGATTGGTAGAGGACACCCCCATCCTCTACACAACCATTTTCTCAATTTACCAGACATTTGCTAATGAACCCCACAAAGGGTCCCCACAACTCCCTtctggcccttttttttttttttttttttttttttttggtttttcaagacagggtttctctgtgtagctttgcgccttttcctggaactcacttggtagcccaggctggcctcgaactcacagagatccgcctggctctgcctcccgagtgctgggattaaaggcgtgcgccaccaccgcccggcccttctgGCCTTTTAAACAGTAGGCATCAAAATAATGTGACATTCAACATCTGGGACAAGCACGTGATACCAAGAAATGCCATCAGTAACTTAGAACAAGGGAAGAAGACACTTCTGTGTTCTTTGCTACACACATTTAGATGATGTTAATTCCTAATTGAAAAGCCAAAAAGGAAGCTGAGaggtgaaaaggaaaaaaaaaaggggggaaataaaTTCTCTACTTCAGCATTattctttctataattttttccctctttgagatacagtctcactgtgaagccctagctggcctggaacttaactatgtagaccaggctggcctcaatctcacagagatccacatgcctctgcctcccaagtgttgtgctgggatcaaaggtgtgcagcAGCACCAAACAAGTCATGTTTCTTAGAACAAAACCTGCTCGGAGATTAGGAATGAGGAAGGCCTTTTCACTGTGCTGTTTCCAACGGCCCCCCCATGGGGCTACAACTGCTCCCAGCCAGGTAAACATTTACCTAGGCACATGCTTGGAGGTGTAGGGTACCAGGACCACCTTCTTGCCCAGCAGCACGGTGTTCTGATTCAGCCTCATTGAAGTTGCCTACAAGTGGAGAGTTAAAGACTTCAGAGTCCCGAGTGTTTTTCCACGTAGGGTAGAAATGCAGGTTCTTCCTGTAGAGGTGGGGCTATATTAACAAGGGGGCGTTCTGCCTTTCCCCTACAAATACTCGAAAGAACAGAGAGATTCTAAAACTCTTGGCCAGAAAAAGAACCAAAAGTGTTCAACAATTCTCGGTTTTCATCTCAGGGGCCAAGTATTAGCTGCCGTTTCTATCCCCAAGAACTTGGATCTATCAAACACGAGCGCCAAATAATAAGGATTCATACGGGACGTGCCCCAGTCGGGGGAGTCCACcctaaaatgactttttaaaccTGTTTCCGACCCTTCCCTCCAGCGTCCACGCCACCCGGCTCTGGCCTTCCCCCTTTCTGGTCCCTAAGCCCCACCCGAAGTTCTCAGGCCTCAGCCCTTTGCGCGGTTCCTCGACCCTCTAACCGCCGGAGCCTGCGAACTGCCAAGCTCACACCCATCCCCCGACGAGGACGGCGTCCCCGACAACAGGCGTCAGCGCCTCTCCCAGAGAGCCAGGCTTTCCGCATGCGCGTGGGCGCGCGCCCGGCACTTCCGCCACGCAGACGGCAGCCGCGGGGCCCAATCCCGGCCACGCCCCCGCGGGGCATCCAATCAGAACACTGTGCCCCTCCCGACGCGCTCTCCGGGAAGGTGGGCTGGGGAGCATGCGCATGCGCGCAGCGGGCCCTAGTGCGGGACAGCTGGCGCCGGGTGGCAGCAGCGGAGCTGGAGGCGGTGGCCACTGGGGCCGGGAGCTAGCTGTGCTGCAGGTCTGGGACGGGCAGGAGGGTAGGATGCGGGGGACATAGGTGTGAATTTTGGAGTCTCaccaggaggggaggagagggagaggctcAGGATGGGGAACCCTGAAGCAGGGCAGAAGACGGGTGAGGGAGCGGGAGGCCCCATTTAAAAGAAGACTTGGGGCCAAAGAGTTAGGTTGGGAGGGGCAACCTGTGTGCAGAGAGGCAGACAGTTGGGCGAGCTGTCATGTATCGTAGTGAGCTCACATATGCTGAATGAAATGGACATAAGCACCTTAGGTTAAAGGGGGGCTTTGATGGTGAGTGAGGCTCAGTGGCTTCGAAGGCCCCTCAGTCACTTGGAGTGTGAGCAGCATCCAGGCACAGAGAAGTGCCTTGCATTAGCAAGAATAAAGTTAGAAGGTATTGTCCAGGGAGCTGTGTCCCACCAGGGTTGTCTCATGAGAGATACTGAGGCCAAAGTGTCTGAGATAAAAGGGCTGGAGGTGTAAGAGGCAGTCTCCCCGCTTCCCATCTCTGTCCATCAGAAAACTCAGCTCAACTCTTTGGTCCTAGGAACCACCGCAGCAGCTGGCCTTGCACAGAAGTAGCCTCTTCGGCCAACCCTTCCTCGCTCTTTGGAGATGGCGGGTGAAATCACGGAGACCGGGGAGCTCTATTCTCCTTATGTGAGTTTTCGTCTGGAAATGTTTCCTGCTCACCGTCATGTTCCTGCTGTCTAGAGAAGCCCACTGTTACCCGTGGACTGTGCTGGTGATTTACTGGTTTAAGTAGACCCTAGTGAAAAGCGAGACTGAAACTGCACGTGGCTGAAGTCAGGGTGTAGCTGTCTGGGCTCAGACTATAAATATCAGGCTCATTctcctttcatttatttcttatttttaaaagtttttatttttaatgatgcatctgtgtggggatgtgtgtgtgcctaccaaacccagaagagggcaccagatgctctggagctggagttacaggtggtcgtaagctgcccagtgtgggtgccgggaattgaactcaaatcCTTTGtaggagcagcaggtgctcttaactgctgaactgtttCTCCAGTTCCAGTTCCCCTTTAGATGCCTACCAGAGAGCGTCAAGCCAAACATAACTACCTTGTTAGTCTCCCGTAATGCCTACCTCAGGGCTTCTACAGGCTGTACACAGCTCTGCCGTTGTCACTGACAGCTGTTGTCTTGAGTTTCGTCCACCTCAGCAGTCTGTGACCTCTTTCGTCTTTAGCTGAATTTTAAATTGTGCAACTTTTATGGTCTTAGA from the Peromyscus eremicus chromosome 8a, PerEre_H2_v1, whole genome shotgun sequence genome contains:
- the Nherf1 gene encoding Na(+)/H(+) exchange regulatory cofactor NHE-RF1; this encodes MSADAAAGEPLPRLCCLEKGPNGYGFHLHGEKGKVGQFIRLVEPGSPAEKSGLLAGDRLVEVNGENVEKETHQQVVSRIRAALNAVRLLVVDPATDEHLKKLGVPVGEELLRAQKSEQAEPPAAADAPEAGDQNETEKSHLERRELRPRLCTMKKGPNGYGFNLHSDKSKPGQFIRAVDPDSPAEASGLRAQDRIVEVNGVCMEGKQHGDVVSAIKAGGDEAKLLVVDKEADEFFKKCKVIPSQEHLDGPLPEPFTNGEIQKESSCEALVEAASESPRPALARSASSDTSEELNSQDSPKRQESTEPSSTSSSSDPILDFNISLAVAKERAHQKRSSKRAPQMDWSKKNELFSNL
- the Nat9 gene encoding LOW QUALITY PROTEIN: alpha/beta-tubulin-N-acetyltransferase 9 (The sequence of the model RefSeq protein was modified relative to this genomic sequence to represent the inferred CDS: inserted 4 bases in 2 codons); the protein is MRLNQNTVLLGKKVVLVPYTSKHVPRYHEWMKSEELRHLTASEPLTLEQEYAMQRSWREDEDKCTFIVLDAVKWQAQPRPPEESCMVGDVNLFLTDLEDPTLGEIEVMIAEPSCRGQGLGTEASLLMMSYGVTKLGLTKFEAKIGQENKPSIRMFQKLHFKQVAVSNVFQEVTLRLAVSEAERQWLLEQTSHMEEKPYXVGSAEPVTATLCEQNWNYPLPRPDNCMGDKXVVASVCSRPS